One Patescibacteria group bacterium DNA segment encodes these proteins:
- the ruvA gene encoding Holliday junction branch migration protein RuvA → MIAYLKGTVIEKDEKSVILLAGDVGYQILLHENFLSRIKKTQEIEMFTYQYWREDAIKLYGFENKQQLDLFILLISISGVGPKSASALLDSIGVNSVKSAIAGNRPEILSQAPGLGKKTADRIIVELKNKALVVGDENLKEIKYSDEDGDVVNALINLGYSLYNSQQIVKSLPKEVKGIDNKIKEALKEIGKNK, encoded by the coding sequence ATGATAGCTTATTTAAAAGGAACAGTTATAGAAAAAGATGAAAAGTCCGTGATTTTATTGGCTGGCGATGTTGGTTATCAAATTTTGCTTCACGAAAATTTTTTAAGCAGGATTAAAAAAACGCAAGAAATAGAGATGTTCACTTATCAATATTGGAGAGAGGACGCGATAAAATTATACGGTTTTGAAAACAAGCAACAGTTGGATTTATTTATTTTACTGATTTCTATTTCAGGCGTTGGTCCGAAATCAGCTTCGGCATTATTAGATTCTATCGGCGTAAATAGTGTTAAATCAGCGATTGCTGGTAATCGTCCTGAAATTTTAAGCCAAGCTCCTGGCTTAGGAAAAAAAACAGCCGATAGAATTATTGTTGAACTAAAAAACAAAGCACTTGTTGTTGGGGATGAAAATTTAAAAGAGATTAAATATTCTGATGAAGATGGAGATGTTGTTAATGCTTTAATTAATTTAGGATATAGTTTATATAATTCACAGCAGATAGTTAAATCATTGCCAAAAGAAGTTAAAGGTATTGATAATAAAATTAAAGAAGCGTTGAAAGAAATAGGAAAAAATAAATAA
- the dinD gene encoding DNA damage-inducible protein D, which translates to MPREITLLGPNKNFESIKKINKQGVEYWEARELMPLLGYKNWRDFENAIKKAKIACESSEQEVKDHFVYALKMIKIAKDTAKEAIRKIEDYHLSRYACYLIAQNGDPRKQEIATAQTYFAIQTRKQEIFQQMDKDRKRLFVRKEVKDHNKKLFKTAQKAGVSNFGKFNNYGYLGLYGLTADDIKIKKGIGKDNILDRAGSTELAANLFRITQTDEKIIKEKISGEEKANVTHFDVGNKVRSTIKEIGGTMPENLKPEKHIKKIEARDIKMIKNKKLSE; encoded by the coding sequence ATGCCAAGAGAAATAACATTATTAGGACCGAATAAAAATTTTGAAAGTATTAAAAAAATAAATAAGCAAGGCGTGGAATATTGGGAAGCGCGAGAATTGATGCCTCTTTTGGGGTATAAAAATTGGCGTGATTTTGAAAATGCAATTAAAAAAGCTAAGATTGCTTGCGAAAGCTCAGAACAAGAAGTAAAGGATCATTTTGTGTACGCACTCAAAATGATAAAAATCGCTAAAGATACAGCAAAAGAAGCGATTAGAAAAATAGAAGATTATCATCTTTCAAGATATGCCTGTTATTTAATCGCCCAAAATGGCGATCCAAGAAAGCAGGAAATTGCGACAGCTCAGACATATTTTGCGATACAGACTAGAAAGCAGGAAATATTTCAGCAAATGGATAAAGATAGAAAAAGATTATTTGTTAGAAAAGAAGTTAAAGACCATAATAAAAAATTATTTAAAACAGCGCAAAAAGCAGGCGTAAGTAATTTCGGCAAATTTAATAATTATGGATATTTAGGTTTATACGGCTTAACAGCAGATGATATAAAAATAAAAAAAGGAATTGGCAAAGATAATATTTTGGACAGGGCTGGTTCTACTGAACTAGCGGCTAATTTATTTCGTATTACCCAGACTGATGAAAAAATTATTAAAGAAAAAATTTCAGGAGAAGAAAAAGCTAATGTGACTCATTTTGATGTAGGAAATAAAGTAAGAAGTACCATTAAAGAAATTGGTGGAACTATGCCAGAAAATTTAAAACCAGAAAAACATATTAAGAAAATTGAAGCAAGGGATATTAAGATGATTAAAAATAAAAAATTAAGCGAATAA
- a CDS encoding GspE/PulE family protein, giving the protein MSDITNRKKVQLASDETIDDFNVKIKEIDVKEKEEFIKSDAKEFNFAYINLFGFPISQDALKIISKADAEKYKMVCFFYGDRQLRLGVVNPKEKKVQDFIAKIKDIFFNKKIVVYLISENSFIMAFNGYAKLPEEKKKDDGVRIIGKDLKKFKDIKNFKDITDKIKKISLTDVVNLLLGVAINIDASDIHIEAEKDSVKVRFRIDGILHDVTVLPKEKWKILISRIKLVSGLKINVNDKPQDGRFTVFIDKEQIDIRISTLPTAFGESVAIRILMFSREMLTIKELGLSDESSKILEKGVKSPNGMILNTGPTGSGKTTTLYSILTKLNKEGIKIITIEDPIEYRLEGINQSSVNSDSGYTFTKAIRSLVRQDPDIIMVGEIRDIDTADTAIQSALTGHLVLSTVHTNSASGAIARLLSMGVKDFLLVPALNTIMAQRLVRRICPHCKEKIKIDDKTIEQIKNIFTQSTKQLREKINLNKLNEIDFYKGNGCDKCGNIGYKGRIGIFEIIDFNKDMKDIVLSDKNISEAKMQETAINKGMVTMAQDGILKAIKGITTVEEVFRVSK; this is encoded by the coding sequence ATGAGCGATATAACAAACAGAAAAAAAGTTCAACTTGCTAGTGATGAAACTATAGATGATTTTAATGTTAAAATTAAAGAGATTGACGTGAAAGAGAAGGAAGAATTTATAAAAAGCGACGCAAAAGAGTTTAATTTTGCTTATATAAATTTGTTTGGCTTTCCTATCTCTCAAGACGCTTTAAAAATAATTAGCAAAGCTGATGCTGAAAAATATAAAATGGTCTGTTTTTTTTATGGCGACAGGCAGCTACGGTTAGGCGTTGTTAATCCAAAAGAAAAAAAAGTTCAAGATTTTATTGCTAAAATAAAAGATATTTTTTTTAATAAAAAAATAGTTGTTTATTTAATTTCAGAGAATAGTTTTATTATGGCATTTAATGGATATGCCAAATTGCCGGAAGAGAAAAAGAAAGATGATGGCGTGCGGATAATAGGAAAAGATTTAAAAAAATTTAAAGATATCAAAAATTTTAAAGATATAACTGATAAAATTAAAAAAATTTCTTTAACAGATGTTGTTAATTTATTATTGGGTGTTGCGATAAATATTGATGCTTCTGATATTCATATTGAAGCTGAAAAAGATAGTGTTAAAGTTAGATTTAGAATTGATGGGATTTTGCATGATGTGACTGTTTTACCAAAAGAAAAATGGAAAATTTTAATATCAAGAATCAAATTAGTGTCAGGGCTTAAGATTAATGTTAATGATAAACCTCAAGATGGAAGATTTACAGTTTTTATAGATAAAGAACAGATCGATATTAGAATTTCCACCCTTCCCACTGCTTTTGGCGAGAGCGTCGCGATTAGAATTTTAATGTTTTCACGTGAGATGTTGACCATCAAAGAGCTTGGCTTGAGCGACGAATCTTCTAAAATTTTAGAAAAAGGCGTAAAAAGCCCAAATGGAATGATATTAAATACAGGACCCACCGGCTCTGGAAAAACTACAACTTTATATTCTATTTTAACCAAACTAAATAAGGAAGGAATTAAAATTATAACCATTGAAGATCCTATTGAATATCGTTTGGAAGGCATTAACCAAAGCAGTGTTAATTCAGACAGCGGTTATACATTTACTAAAGCAATCCGTTCTCTTGTAAGGCAGGATCCTGATATTATAATGGTTGGCGAGATTCGCGATATTGACACAGCTGATACTGCCATTCAATCAGCTCTGACAGGGCATCTGGTTTTAAGCACTGTTCATACAAACAGCGCCTCTGGTGCGATTGCCAGGCTTTTGTCTATGGGGGTAAAGGATTTTTTGTTAGTGCCGGCTTTAAATACTATAATGGCGCAAAGATTAGTTCGGAGGATTTGCCCGCATTGCAAAGAAAAAATAAAAATAGATGATAAAACAATAGAACAAATTAAAAATATTTTTACTCAATCCACAAAACAGTTGCGAGAAAAAATAAATTTAAATAAATTAAACGAAATTGATTTTTACAAAGGCAATGGGTGCGATAAATGCGGAAACATCGGATATAAAGGCAGAATTGGAATTTTTGAAATTATTGACTTTAATAAAGATATGAAAGATATAGTTTTATCTGATAAAAATATTTCTGAAGCTAAAATGCAGGAAACAGCTATTAATAAAGGAATGGTAACCATGGCTCAAGACGGAATTTTGAAAGCTATTAAGGGTATAACAACAGTTGAAGAAGTGTTTAGGGTTTCAAAGTAG
- a CDS encoding UDP-N-acetylmuramoyl-L-alanyl-D-glutamate--2,6-diaminopimelate ligase, producing MEKIFIAIKKIIPKTVFKFFQPYYHKVMSYSANFFYGCPSDKLIVIGVTGTNGKSTTTHLIAKILEAQGIKTGETSTTLFKIANKEWLNDKKMTMLGRFELQKMLSQMFKKKCKYAVIETSSEGIKQFRHLGINYDILVFTNLTPEHIEAHRGFENYKKAKLKLFKHLEKSKRKIIDNQKIKKIIVANLDDKHCEDFLDFKVDQKIGYFLNPENKKFELVNKYLLAKNCECKKQGLSFELKDQNFNLKLLGKFNIYNSLASIGVGLSQRLDINEIKNILEKIKKIPGRMEIIDEAQDFKIIVDYAPEPESLKQLYKFVNSLETNKIIHILGSCGGGRDIARRPILGKIAGKNADYIIVTNEDPYNDDPKKIIDDVSQGAIEKGKILNKNLFKILDRREAIKKSFFLAKKGDLVLITGKGSEQAICVANGKKIPWDDRKVAREELTKL from the coding sequence ATGGAAAAAATTTTTATCGCGATTAAAAAAATTATTCCTAAAACAGTGTTTAAATTTTTTCAGCCTTATTATCATAAAGTTATGAGTTATTCGGCTAATTTTTTTTATGGATGTCCAAGCGATAAATTGATTGTAATCGGAGTTACGGGAACTAATGGAAAATCAACAACAACTCATTTAATTGCCAAAATTTTAGAAGCACAAGGAATAAAAACAGGAGAAACCTCCACAACGCTTTTTAAAATTGCCAACAAAGAATGGCTTAATGATAAAAAAATGACAATGCTTGGCAGGTTCGAATTGCAAAAAATGCTTTCGCAAATGTTTAAAAAAAAATGCAAATACGCTGTTATAGAAACTTCTTCAGAAGGCATAAAACAATTTCGGCATTTGGGAATAAATTATGATATTCTTGTTTTTACTAATTTAACTCCTGAGCACATTGAAGCGCATCGCGGATTTGAAAATTATAAAAAAGCAAAGCTTAAACTATTCAAACATTTGGAAAAATCAAAGCGTAAAATAATAGATAATCAAAAAATCAAAAAAATAATTGTGGCAAATTTAGACGACAAGCATTGCGAAGATTTTTTAGATTTTAAAGTTGATCAGAAAATTGGTTATTTTTTAAATCCAGAAAATAAAAAATTTGAATTAGTTAATAAATATTTATTAGCTAAAAATTGTGAATGTAAAAAACAAGGTTTAAGCTTTGAATTAAAAGACCAAAATTTTAATTTAAAATTGTTAGGTAAATTTAATATTTACAATTCTTTAGCAAGTATCGGGGTTGGATTAAGCCAAAGATTGGATATAAATGAAATAAAAAATATTTTAGAAAAAATAAAAAAAATTCCAGGAAGAATGGAAATTATTGACGAAGCACAGGATTTCAAAATTATTGTTGATTACGCGCCTGAACCAGAATCTTTAAAACAATTATATAAATTTGTAAACAGTTTAGAAACAAATAAAATAATTCATATTTTGGGATCTTGCGGCGGCGGAAGAGACATAGCGCGCCGTCCTATTTTAGGAAAAATTGCCGGTAAAAACGCTGATTATATTATAGTAACAAATGAAGATCCTTATAACGATGATCCAAAAAAAATCATAGATGATGTGTCTCAAGGCGCGATAGAAAAAGGTAAAATTTTAAATAAAAATCTTTTTAAAATTTTAGACAGAAGGGAAGCAATTAAAAAATCCTTTTTTTTGGCAAAAAAAGGCGATTTGGTTTTGATCACTGGCAAAGGAAGTGAGCAAGCGATTTGCGTGGCTAACGGCAAAAAAATTCCATGGGATGATAGAAAAGTCGCGCGAGAAGAATTGACAAAATTATAA
- a CDS encoding DHH family phosphoesterase produces the protein MLETKEQIFAAIEKSSNILIIFRKNYNGDTIGSALSLSYFLQSIGKPVDVICDDFKIKDKFNFLPYIEDIKSGFQQDKKFVISLDTSKIEVDSLRYERKENSLDIIIEPKSGYFSKNDITAKEPELKYDLIFTINSPDLESLGKIFENHANFFYNTTIINIDHLPNNERFGQINLVELTASSTAEIIFFLLKKDKNDSKINEKIADLLLAGIIDSTNSFKSMSVTAKTLTVVAELIALGANREKIIENLHQVYSVDNLKLWGRILARLKEDVSGKLVWSLVTNEDFVKTNTNESYLRGVIDDLIINMPTVKLAVLFFQDADNKIKVILKDKDKIDLLSILSAYCPREDNGMVVLTTSRKHLLEAEKEMVEKLKSVLEK, from the coding sequence ATGTTGGAAACAAAAGAGCAAATATTTGCTGCCATAGAAAAAAGCAGTAATATTTTAATTATTTTTCGCAAAAATTATAATGGAGACACCATTGGCTCGGCGTTGAGTTTGTCTTATTTTTTGCAAAGCATTGGCAAGCCAGTTGATGTTATTTGCGATGATTTTAAAATAAAAGACAAATTTAATTTTTTGCCTTATATAGAAGATATAAAGTCTGGTTTTCAGCAAGATAAAAAATTTGTGATAAGCTTAGACACATCTAAAATAGAAGTTGACTCTTTAAGATATGAGAGAAAAGAAAATTCCCTTGATATTATCATTGAGCCTAAAAGCGGTTATTTTTCAAAAAACGATATAACAGCGAAAGAGCCAGAATTAAAATATGATCTTATTTTTACAATTAATTCTCCTGATTTAGAATCTTTGGGAAAAATTTTTGAAAATCACGCCAACTTTTTTTATAATACTACTATCATCAATATTGATCATCTTCCAAACAATGAACGATTTGGGCAAATTAATTTAGTTGAATTAACAGCCAGCTCCACGGCTGAAATAATTTTCTTTTTGTTAAAAAAAGACAAAAACGATTCAAAAATAAATGAAAAAATCGCTGATTTGCTTTTAGCAGGAATAATTGACAGCACAAATAGCTTTAAATCAATGTCTGTCACTGCAAAGACATTAACTGTCGTAGCTGAGCTAATAGCATTGGGCGCGAACAGAGAAAAAATAATTGAAAATTTGCATCAAGTTTATTCAGTTGACAATTTAAAATTATGGGGCAGAATTTTAGCAAGGTTGAAAGAAGACGTTAGCGGAAAATTGGTTTGGTCATTAGTCACTAATGAAGATTTTGTGAAAACAAACACTAATGAAAGTTATCTGAGGGGAGTCATAGACGATTTGATAATAAATATGCCAACAGTAAAATTAGCAGTTTTATTTTTTCAAGATGCGGATAATAAAATCAAGGTAATTTTGAAAGACAAAGATAAAATAGATCTTCTTTCTATTCTGTCAGCTTATTGTCCGCGAGAAGATAATGGAATGGTAGTTTTAACCACATCAAGAAAGCATTTGTTAGAAGCTGAAAAAGAAATGGTAGAAAAATTGAAAAGTGTGTTAGAAAAATAG
- the tsaE gene encoding tRNA (adenosine(37)-N6)-threonylcarbamoyltransferase complex ATPase subunit type 1 TsaE translates to MKKYISKSEKQTLFFAKNFAKKLKGGDVISLIGNLGSGKTVFTKGVAKALNIKERVSSPTFNIIKIYNIPRTTGKKINAKYLYHIDAYRLKNSKDLINLGIDEMLSSKKTITIIEWADKVKNILPKNNISIQFQTTNNKNERIIIIRNR, encoded by the coding sequence ATGAAAAAATATATTTCTAAAAGCGAAAAACAGACTCTGTTTTTCGCTAAAAATTTTGCTAAAAAATTAAAAGGCGGTGATGTTATATCGCTAATTGGAAATTTAGGAAGCGGGAAAACAGTATTTACAAAAGGGGTAGCAAAAGCGTTAAATATTAAAGAGCGCGTATCCAGCCCTACTTTTAATATAATCAAAATTTACAATATACCGCGAACAACAGGCAAAAAAATTAACGCTAAATATTTATACCACATTGACGCTTACCGTTTAAAAAATTCAAAAGATTTAATAAATTTAGGGATTGATGAAATGTTATCATCTAAAAAAACAATTACAATCATTGAATGGGCTGATAAAGTAAAAAATATTCTGCCCAAAAATAATATCTCTATACAATTTCAAACAACTAATAATAAAAATGAAAGAATAATAATTATACGCAATCGCTAA
- a CDS encoding L-threonylcarbamoyladenylate synthase, giving the protein MLTKVIKINPKNPEKEKIKNIVKILKKGKLVAFPTETVYGLGADALNIDAVKKIYSVKKRPFSKPLIIHIANKKDVYKFAKNISSETKILINKFWPGPLTIIFEKKEIIPDIITTKKIAVRMPNNKIALAIIKKFGHPITAPSANISKKASLIDAKKVIENLSGKIEAIIDGGKSKIGVESTIIDLTEHQLILLRQGAIPFEKIKKVLKKFY; this is encoded by the coding sequence ATGCTAACAAAAGTTATAAAAATAAATCCTAAAAACCCTGAAAAAGAAAAAATAAAAAATATAGTTAAAATTTTAAAAAAAGGAAAATTAGTCGCTTTTCCAACAGAAACAGTTTACGGACTTGGAGCTGACGCCTTAAATATTGACGCTGTAAAAAAAATATATTCTGTAAAAAAAAGACCTTTTAGCAAACCTCTGATAATTCATATCGCGAATAAAAAAGATGTTTATAAATTTGCCAAAAATATATCATCTGAAACAAAAATATTAATAAATAAATTCTGGCCAGGGCCATTAACTATTATATTTGAAAAAAAAGAAATAATTCCTGACATAATAACAACAAAAAAAATTGCCGTAAGAATGCCTAACAATAAAATAGCATTAGCGATTATTAAAAAATTTGGACATCCGATTACGGCGCCAAGCGCGAATATTTCAAAAAAGGCAAGCCTTATTGACGCTAAAAAAGTAATTGAAAATTTGTCAGGAAAAATAGAAGCAATTATTGACGGTGGAAAATCAAAAATCGGTGTAGAATCTACTATTATTGATTTAACCGAACATCAACTTATTCTATTACGACAAGGCGCGATCCCTTTTGAAAAAATTAAAAAGGTTTTAAAAAAATTTTATTAG
- a CDS encoding AI-2E family transporter has protein sequence MSNLTKNELSISTASIVKIAIFFLLFYFLYLASNIVLVLFISFILFAAFNPIVNKMQSYNIPRPAGVAIIYLFLFIIIISVFILLVPIIISQVGDLIKIFPHYLDKAFANFSQLEEYYNKYGIKENVQNNLDVLSAGIGGGIKGIVSIIAGIFGGFASFFIILVISFYMLIEKSFINNMAQNIIPLKYRKDFVKLSNKIKDKLGDWARAQMLLSLIIFVLTFTALSIFKIKYALVLALIAGLTEFIPYLGPIIGAIPAVFLALFQSPVSALIVIIIYVVIQQFENMVLVPQIMQKVVGINPIISIVALMAGFKVGGMFGAILAIPLAILIIVVLSFLPKTDKKRV, from the coding sequence ATGTCAAATTTAACAAAAAACGAATTAAGCATATCAACTGCTTCAATCGTAAAAATCGCAATTTTTTTTCTACTTTTTTATTTTTTGTATTTAGCGTCTAATATTGTATTAGTGCTTTTTATTTCGTTTATTCTTTTTGCGGCGTTTAATCCAATAGTGAATAAAATGCAGTCTTATAATATACCGCGTCCAGCTGGTGTTGCTATTATTTATCTATTTTTATTTATTATTATAATTTCAGTTTTTATTCTTCTTGTTCCAATTATTATCAGCCAAGTCGGTGATTTAATTAAAATTTTTCCGCATTATTTAGACAAAGCTTTTGCAAATTTTTCGCAATTAGAAGAATATTATAATAAATACGGAATTAAAGAAAATGTTCAGAATAATTTAGATGTATTAAGCGCGGGTATTGGAGGCGGGATTAAGGGTATTGTATCAATCATAGCTGGAATTTTTGGAGGATTCGCGTCTTTCTTCATAATTTTAGTAATTAGTTTTTATATGTTAATAGAAAAATCTTTTATTAACAATATGGCGCAAAATATAATTCCATTAAAATATAGAAAAGATTTTGTAAAATTGTCAAATAAAATCAAAGACAAGCTAGGGGATTGGGCAAGGGCGCAGATGTTATTAAGTCTGATTATTTTTGTTTTAACCTTTACAGCATTATCTATCTTTAAAATAAAATATGCGCTTGTTTTGGCTTTGATTGCTGGATTAACAGAATTTATTCCTTATTTAGGCCCGATCATTGGAGCAATTCCAGCAGTATTTTTAGCTCTTTTCCAATCTCCTGTTAGCGCCTTGATTGTTATTATTATTTATGTTGTTATCCAGCAATTTGAAAATATGGTATTAGTTCCGCAAATTATGCAAAAGGTTGTTGGAATTAATCCTATTATCAGCATTGTTGCTTTAATGGCAGGATTTAAAGTAGGAGGAATGTTTGGCGCAATTTTGGCAATTCCGTTGGCGATTTTAATAATTGTTGTTTTGTCTTTTTTGCCAAAAACGGATAAAAAAAGAGTATAA
- a CDS encoding ATP-binding protein yields the protein MIKKRYLHSSVASDLKEKMVFIGGPRQVGKTTLAKYIGDKDYKKYTYLNWDNREDRKIILRGKFEAESALIIFDEIHKYKQWKNYLKGEFDKYKDKFNILVTGSARLDLYRKGGDSLMGRYRYFRLHPFSVAEVLQLKPDLKIFKEIFFPDVKNIEKNFKDLLNFGGFPEPFIKKDKRTLRRFHNERLDRLVKEDIRDVEQVRDLSSLQVLVDILQEKVGSLLSLNSLREYLQVTHKTVSLWVDILERFYYHFRIYPFSASLIKTLRKEPKMYLWDWSQVENIDSRFENIIASHLLKMSHFLYDNEGYKTDLRFLRDIEGREVDFLITVNKKPWIAVEAKSSDKQVSKHLKYFSKKLNIPFSYQVVKESGVDFLQDNIRIISADKFLSGLI from the coding sequence ATGATTAAAAAAAGATATTTGCATTCTTCCGTAGCCTCTGATTTAAAAGAAAAAATGGTTTTTATTGGCGGACCAAGGCAAGTCGGCAAAACAACTTTGGCCAAATATATTGGAGATAAGGATTATAAAAAATACACTTATCTTAATTGGGATAATCGCGAAGACAGAAAAATAATTTTGCGGGGAAAATTTGAAGCAGAATCCGCATTGATTATTTTTGACGAGATTCATAAATACAAACAATGGAAAAATTATCTAAAAGGCGAGTTTGATAAATATAAAGACAAGTTTAATATTTTAGTCACTGGAAGCGCGCGGCTTGATTTGTATCGCAAGGGCGGTGATTCTTTAATGGGCAGGTATCGTTATTTTCGGCTTCATCCTTTTTCAGTTGCTGAAGTTTTACAATTAAAGCCAGATTTAAAAATATTTAAAGAAATATTTTTTCCAGATGTTAAAAACATAGAAAAAAATTTTAAAGACTTGTTAAATTTTGGAGGATTCCCAGAACCGTTTATTAAAAAAGACAAAAGAACATTGCGCCGTTTTCACAATGAGCGGTTAGACAGGTTGGTGAAAGAGGACATCAGAGATGTAGAGCAGGTGCGCGATTTGTCATCTTTGCAAGTTTTAGTTGATATTTTACAAGAAAAAGTCGGATCGCTTTTGTCTTTGAATTCTTTGCGGGAATATTTGCAAGTAACGCATAAAACAGTTTCTTTATGGGTGGATATTTTAGAAAGATTTTATTATCATTTTAGAATTTATCCGTTTTCAGCCAGCTTAATAAAAACATTGCGAAAAGAGCCCAAAATGTATTTATGGGATTGGTCTCAAGTTGAAAATATTGATTCGCGTTTTGAAAATATAATTGCTTCGCATCTTTTAAAAATGTCGCATTTTTTATATGATAACGAAGGATATAAAACTGATTTGCGTTTTTTGCGGGACATAGAAGGAAGAGAAGTTGATTTTTTAATAACAGTGAACAAAAAACCATGGATAGCAGTTGAAGCAAAATCGTCTGACAAACAAGTTTCCAAACATTTAAAATATTTTAGCAAAAAACTAAATATCCCGTTTTCATATCAAGTTGTGAAAGAATCAGGTGTTGATTTTTTACAGGATAATATCAGAATAATCAGCGCTGATAAGTTTTTAAGTGGATTGATATAA
- a CDS encoding O-antigen ligase family protein, with the protein MKKLFEYSLYLFIFLLPLQTCFIIRNVIINGYKWQYGTICFYLSDAVLIVLLLSGLYNLILKIKKNPPLKTSWRMAITAILGLFICYSFISVFWAIDKQLACYSAIKLASAIALIFIILNTRINWKKILIIFILSAVLQAGLGIWQFSNQKTFSNSWLGISSYDPSDVGVSVVQTTEHRRWLRSYGGFQHPNIFSGYLSIALLSAIGLYLKTQKSEKNYQNLLQNSFILFSVIILFTALLTSFSRASWLALAIGCASIFFFKLIKKDKDDLFSLFKIFLIFILISGILGFIFKEAFIARLSMNNRLEVKSITERIDYSLQAKNLIKNNLFFGVGVGNYTLANYHKINKEYPAWYFQPVHNTYILILVELGIIGATLFLALLILLFYKSLKLTSIIFKNNNFTIIFFSCLLSLFVIMFFDHWLWSSHFGILLFWLIFGIYLKFLNASEIKN; encoded by the coding sequence ATGAAAAAATTATTTGAATATTCGTTGTATCTTTTTATTTTTTTATTGCCGTTACAAACCTGTTTTATTATACGGAACGTAATTATTAACGGATACAAATGGCAATATGGAACAATTTGTTTTTATTTAAGCGACGCTGTTCTGATTGTTCTGCTTTTAAGCGGGCTTTATAATTTAATTTTAAAAATCAAAAAAAATCCTCCTTTAAAAACTTCCTGGCGAATGGCAATCACAGCAATTTTAGGACTGTTTATTTGCTATTCTTTTATTTCTGTTTTTTGGGCAATAGACAAACAGCTCGCGTGCTATTCAGCAATAAAGCTTGCCTCGGCAATAGCGCTTATTTTTATTATTCTTAATACAAGAATTAATTGGAAAAAAATACTGATTATTTTTATTCTATCAGCTGTTTTGCAAGCTGGATTAGGAATATGGCAATTTTCAAATCAAAAAACTTTTTCAAACAGCTGGCTTGGAATAAGCAGTTACGACCCAAGCGATGTCGGTGTGTCAGTAGTACAGACAACAGAACACAGGCGATGGTTGCGATCTTATGGTGGTTTTCAGCATCCTAATATTTTTAGCGGTTATCTGTCAATAGCCTTGCTTTCAGCAATAGGTCTTTATTTAAAAACACAAAAATCTGAAAAGAATTATCAGAATTTATTGCAAAATTCTTTTATTCTATTTAGCGTAATTATATTATTCACAGCGCTTTTAACATCTTTTTCCCGCGCGTCATGGCTTGCTCTTGCAATAGGATGCGCTAGTATATTCTTTTTTAAACTAATTAAAAAAGATAAAGATGATTTGTTTAGCCTTTTTAAAATCTTTCTGATTTTTATTCTGATTTCAGGAATACTTGGTTTTATTTTTAAAGAAGCTTTTATCGCCCGATTGTCAATGAATAATCGGCTGGAAGTGAAATCAATTACTGAACGAATTGATTATTCACTTCAAGCAAAAAATCTAATAAAAAATAATTTATTTTTTGGAGTTGGCGTTGGAAATTACACTTTGGCTAATTATCATAAAATAAATAAAGAATATCCTGCATGGTATTTCCAACCTGTTCACAATACTTATATTTTAATTCTTGTTGAATTAGGAATAATCGGCGCGACTCTGTTTTTAGCCCTTTTAATTTTATTGTTTTATAAATCTTTAAAATTAACGTCAATTATTTTTAAAAATAATAATTTTACCATTATATTTTTCAGCTGTCTGCTTTCTCTGTTTGTAATAATGTTTTTTGATCATTGGCTTTGGAGTTCTCATTTTGGCATATTGCTGTTTTGGCTTATATTTGGAATCTATCTAAAATTTTTAAACGCAAGTGAAATAAAAAATTAA